A stretch of the Gracilinanus agilis isolate LMUSP501 chromosome 4, AgileGrace, whole genome shotgun sequence genome encodes the following:
- the TACSTD2 gene encoding tumor-associated calcium signal transducer 2 has protein sequence MARPLVLVWLLVAAAGWTAAQNCTCPTNKWTICNQVGASCQCTVLGSSHVADCSTLTSKCLLMQARMSPHKPRKLIQPSEHAVVDNDGLYNPDCDSGGRFKARQCNQSEECWCVNSVGVRRTDKGDQTLQCDELVRTSYILINLRHRERARAFNHSDLSRALRRLFQERYQLSPKYVTAVEYEQPTIQIELQQNATQKAHGEVDIADVAYYFERDIKGESVFHNRHLNLEIRGEPLQVEDTMIFYVDEKPPEFSMKRMTAGLIAVIVVVALAIVAGLVVLIISNKRKSGKYEKVEIKEMGEMNKRLNL, from the coding sequence ATGGCCCGGCCGCTCGTGCTGGTCTGGCTCCTGGTGGCGGCAGCGGGCTGGACGGCGGCCCAGAACTGCACCTGCCCCACCAACAAGTGGACCATCTGCAACCAGGTGGGCGCCAGCTGCCAGTGCACCGTCCTGGGCTCCAGCCACGTGGCGGACTGCTCCACCTTGACCTCCAAGTGCCTGCTGATGCAGGCGCGCATGAGCCCGCACAAGCCCCGCAAGCTGATCCAGCCCAGCGAGCACGCCGTGGTGGACAACGACGGCCTGTACAACCCGGACTGCGACAGCGGCGGCCGCTTCAAGGCCCGCCAGTGCAACCAGAGCGAAGAGTGCTGGTGCGTCAACTCGGTGGGCGTGCGGCGCACGGACAAGGGCGACCAGACGCTCCAGTGCGACGAGCTGGTGCGCACCAGCTACATCCTCATCAACCTCCGGCACCGGGAGCGCGCCCGGGCCTTCAACCACTCGGACCTGAGCCGCGCCCTGCGGCGCCTCTTCCAGGAGCGCTACCAGCTGAGCCCCAAGTACGTCACGGCCGTGGAGTACGAGCAGCCCACCATCCAGATCGAGCTGCAGCAGAACGCCACCCAGAAGGCGCACGGGGAGGTGGACATCGCCGACGTGGCCTACTACTTCGAGAGGGATATCAAGGGCGAGTCGGTGTTCCACAACCGGCACCTCAACCTGGAGATCCGAGGGGAGCCCCTGCAAGTGGAGGACACCATGATCTTCTACGTGGACGAGAAGCCCCCCGAGTTCTCCATGAAGAGGATGACGGCCGGCCTGATTGCAGTCATCGTGGTGGTGGCCCTGGCCATCGTGGCTGGCCTGGTGGTCCTGATCATTAGCAacaaaaggaagtcagggaagtatGAGAAGGTGGAAATCAAAGAGATGGGCGAAATGAACAAGCGACTCAACCTGTAG